The Ziziphus jujuba cultivar Dongzao chromosome 1, ASM3175591v1 genome segment TTCTTTCCTCGTTtaacttatcttttttttcttttttttttttccctccctataatctaaatatagtattaaaaagtttaaaattttggatACAACTAGCttttataaaacttaaaaacaaaaaaaaaaacaaaaaacaaaaaaagttctaTTACTTTTATAAAAGCCTTTGAAAGTCTATATTGGATAAATGcagtttttctttcaaaattaaaaaattaaaaaaattaaaaaaaaaaacccggatttagtttaaaaaaataatttttaaattttttttggtcacgTCACAATAAATTCCTTTCATAATAATTTGGAAATATCTATCAGGACAACTATTGCACAATCAAACCTTGATTTGATAAATGAATAAACctgctaaataaataaaattaactgcTCCCAACTCGGACTGATCtactaaagaaataaaaaataatttttttaaaagtcctttggaaatatataaattaacaattgattaaatttataaagaataaataatatatataaacatttaccatatataataaaaaaaatttacttaacagcttttgttttattttattttttcaaaatatgcatCTTAAgttatttgctttttttaataccaaatatatatacattataatatTTGACCCTCACAATCTCACCTGACTTCTACAGGGTAATGAGAAACTGCTCGATCACGGATGCAATTCCTAGATACCTTTTTAATGTGTCATCgttaaaatttttgtaagttATTATATTCATAATCCATTTAATATAAggtatataaaaatttgtttcacttaattaataatatcaaGCATAACTGAAGCGGACGcatgatctgttgattaaatttCCAGATCATTAATGCTTTACATTTTGTCCTGCAGAGACCTGAGCTTCAACAGCTTAACTGGTGGAATCCCAGATTTTAATATAAGGTATATAAGAATTTGTTTCACTTAATTAATAATGTCAAGCATAACTGAAGCGGACTCATGATCTATTGACCAAATTTCTAGATCATTAACGCTTTACATTTTATCCTGCAGAGACCTGAGCTTCAACAGAATAAAGTATATGTAAGGGAaatcatatctatatatatatatatatatatatacacacacacacacacacattccttttaagattttaataatttattaagttCATATTTGACAACAAGATTATTTATGATGATTTACCGATCTGATATGAACTAgctatagtatatatatatatatatatatatatatattaatggcaCATAAGAATTTCAGAACGTCCTATCTATCATAAGCCACATCATCCATATAACCGGTTGCCATTTTAtctacatataaaaaatttttaaaaaaaaaaaaaaggttatcaataaagttataaaaaaatattcaatcaacGTTTATAAGTGTATTCAAATGCTGGCTCTGACACCGAGTTCAATCAAAGCTTGGGTGAAAAAATCCTTTTAGTTTCTTttcgtttcttttctttttttctttttgggactAAAGccctttattttaaaatatattgcaaTTGCATTCCTAGACTTGGCCTAATACTCCTCCCCTATAAGctagaatatattataatctttgttagaaaaaaaaaaaaagtttaaaatataatgtaatcaTATTTGTAGGCTTTATTATGTCATTTATAATAGATTATATGGCTTgtaatataaaatatcttacCATAAAAGCTTTAGATTATATCAAAttccttaatatatatatccctatatatatttacttgatatatatatatatatataaatcctaaCATGagtgaattattttattttattttatttttttgaaggtgTGTGGTTTGTCatgtaaaattatatcaaattcctatctatatatgtataaaataatatccgAAAATGATATCCTCTTATGAGATTATTTTGCTACGCGAAAGAAAATATAGTTGTAAGTATTCTATTGCAAAATATATAAGTATTCTATTGCAGGCTTGCTGATTCATATCATATTATCCGTGGTCAATATTCTGCTCAGGTCTTTTGCAAATAATACGCTTGATGGGACAATCCCAGCTTGGATTGGTACAGCTGAAGGGACTAAGATGTAATGTTTTACTATTCACTACTTTGAATggacataattataaaaaatatttatgaggtAACAAAGATAgttatattcttaaaaaaagattttttttgtttccgttttcatattttattattatctcacTAATAAAACGATcctatctaatttaaaaaacaattatttctctttatttcttttattgatGTTTTTTAGTTAGATTCCAtcctaacaaaagaaaaattggacAGTGATGGGGAGTCGGGGACAATATTGAGCCTATACCCATCAACAATATGAACCGTGACAATATCACAGTAATGGTGGATAGCATGATTCACTCATAATGGCATAgaatttaatttcataattggTTTGGGGCCGGTTTACTATCCTCTGGatatttatttacttctttATTAATCATTGAAAGCATCTGCATATGAACCACTGTATTTTTATCTTACAAGTTGTTCAGGCTTGTTAATTCACTCATGTCCTAGTAATTAACAGGGAAACTAATGTTATTACATTTCCTCAAATTTATCTATCTCAGAGATCTTTCCAACAACAACTTTTCAAAGTTAGGCTTCAAATTACAGGAGAAAAGTAATTTGTAAGGATCAATCTTATATACAATATCATTGTTAACTTTAATTGCTGCAAATAGCGTAGATTGAACTTaagttatgaaatttattaattaatcctCATTTTTCAGGAACTTGTTTCAATGCTGCAACGAATCAATTGCCCCATCCATGTAGGTTATTGTTTGCTCTGTTGTGCTAATTAATAGCTAGGAGAGATTTCTCAACAATTTGATGGTCAAAATTTCAGGACTTCTTTCAAGCAAATTATAGAGAAAAGGTGTCCTGGAGAAAAACATATGagtacgtttttttttttttttaaataatttttaagtttgCATTAATTCTCCATCAACCAACTAATTAAATCTGAAGTATGGATAACAACGAATGAGTTTTGGACCTGCAGACCATTCATTGTTCATAAATTGTGGCGGTGAGGAAACAAATATTGGTGGGAATCACTATGATAGTGATAATAAAACATCACAGTTTTATGTAAGCCAAAAAGGAAATTGGGCTTATAGCAATTCTGGAGGCTTTTTATCAACATCTCGGACTCTGAATTCCAGTGAATATATTAAAAGAGTGAAATGTGGAATTTCAGTAGCTGACGCACCTCTTTATGAAAAGGCTCGCCTCTCTCCTGCCTCTCTGAAGTACTATGGATTTTGTTTGCGTGAAGGCAGTTACAATGTCACACTTCATTTTGCTGAAATTGTTTATGCTGAAGATGAAGACCATAGCAGTTCAATGAAACGGATTTTCGATGTCTATATTCAGGTAATCATCAAATcaaccataattttctcatcagaattttttttgtcaaattttacCAATTCCAAATGTTGAGGAAGTTGGAACTTGTTATATGTATATCAGGGTGAGAGGAAACAAACAGATTTCAACATCAAAGACAGGGCAAGAGGTCCAAATAGAAACATAGCAATAACAAATCTCACAGCAAAAGTTACTAATGTTAGTATATTGGAAATCCACTTGTACTGGACTGGAAAAGGTTCCCCCGCAGATTCAACTCATTTCAATGGGCCACTCATATCGGCTATCGCTGTAACTCCTGGTAAAAGTTTGCAAAGAATGATATTTTTTCCCACACTTCAAACatcaattttgttgttttatttatttatttatttatttattcttttgctCAAATTCTTATATTTACTGAATCAGAGTTCCCAATTGAAGATGATAAGGGACTATCTCCTGCACATATTTCACTGATTACAGTGGCCTCAATGGCATTTGCCGCGCTGCTTTTGTTGTCTTTGGCTTGGGCAATGGGCTGCTTTGGAAAAGAAGATCTTCATGGTAACATAAACTCCAACAGATTATTAAGGATTAGAGTGACAaacaattttatatgtttaagtAACTAGGTATACtttctttgatattttcatGGAACAGAAATAAATGTAGGCTTAGAGAAGCCCGTCACCCTCAAACAATTAAAAGATGCCACTCGAAAATTCGGCAAAGAAATGGAGATTGGTCATGGGAGTTTTGGGACAGTTTATAGGGTacgtaatttaaattttaaggtTCCAAAGGCAGGGAAATCTTGTTCTTAATCTTATCTTATGGTTTCTTCATAAAACGCAAtccaatattaattaatcatttgaATGAATGCAGGCTGAACTGCAgccaaaatataatatagcCGTGAAGAGGTTTTTTACTAATTCGACCGAAGGAATCAACAAATTGAAAAGTGAATTTTATAATACCTTGCAGAAATTGACACATGAGAACCTGATTCGACTGTTTGATGTCTATGTTGGAAAGGGCATGTATTTGCTCATATACGAATATATGGAAAACAGATCCCTTCAACATGTCTTGTTTGGTGGTATGCCTTTTCTGTTCAAACTATCATAgctcataaatattattagctTTTTACATCAAATACTAGTTGTGATTGACTTCAATCATTTGgtgcacaaataaaaaaaaaaacttataagagtttattattttaaaatgaaccAATTGTACCATTTCAAGGAATTACctgattataatataaaatttttcaatttcttaaaaGTGTCCTCTTCCAAATTACACgacttttatataatataatatatacgtgatatatatatatacacacacacacacacacacatatagacatatacatacatatatatatatatatatatatattatgtgcaaTTTTGAtcttctatttcttcttttctcctttatttatttattttgggtacGGTATGAAAACTGGTAATGAAAGTGTCATTGGTTAGGGTTAAGCAGTGATTCTCTATTTTTCCCTCAGAGTAATTATTTGGGAATTGAAGCAGTATGACTCATTGATTTGCAGATTCAAATGGCAAGATCACACTTGAGTGGAAAGATAGATATAAAATATGCTTGGGAATTGCGAATGGTTTGAAGTACCTACATGATGAGCTTCCTAAGGGACCTAGATTGAAGATGGTTCATAGGGGTATTAAACCTTCTAATATCCTTCTTGATGGTAATCTAAACGCCAAAATATCAGATTTTGGAAATTCAGTCCTTTATGCAGAAGATTACCAAGAGAATCAATTTAAGCTCATGAAAGAAGAAGCATCACAGTAAGTAAAGTAGGCCGTGCCTCATTCTTCTACTTTGTCTTAAGTTGTCTATGAAATAGTTTTCAATATAGATAATTGAATACAAGGAGACAGAGTATgattgttaaaaataatatacatgtatatatatatatatatatatatatatataatttcttaattGGTAATACAttggttattttgtttttccattaaTTGTATGTTATTTGCTTATTCCAAATGttgaataattttaattagGCATCTCAATTAACTATaagcttaaggaaaaataaataaataaatacaccaAATCAAACACATTTGAAATATTGTGATagttgtcttttttctttttacaatcACTAActaaaagtaataaatatttgaagaaaataaatttgcaCACAATTAAGTGGGGGGAAAAAATCAAGAAGAACGTCAGCACAATATTATAACAGTATTTTCTACCAAAACTTGTGTTTAAGCATGTAAGCTTGTGTTGAAAGTAGTGTATgctataataataattcatgttgattttaaaaagatatttcCCAATGAAACAGCGGGTATATGGCGCCTGAGTACCTAATGTTTGGAGCCATATCATGCAAATATGATGTTTATGGTTATGGGGTGGTTATACTGGAGATTGTTTGTGGGAGGAGAAATGCAGGACAAAAATTAAACCAGGAGCAGCTTGACTTTCTTGTAGAGGAGGTAAGCAAACATGGCAGACTTGTGCCTTATGCTTTTTCTTGTCGAATAAAGGATCCATATCCCATTTATGTAGTACATGATTATGTATAAGAGGAAGTGCTAGGGAATTTTGTTTTCAATCTCTGTTAagctatatataataacattgGATAAATATTGCAGGTTGTTCTTGCAGAATCAGAAGGAAGGCTCCACGAGATGGTGGATAAAAATTTGTCATCGTATGATCAAACAGAAGCCATGACAATTTTAAAGTTGGCAGTGAAATGCACCAATATATCCGCCAGTTTCAGGCCCACAATGTCTGAAGTTGTGAGTGTTTTGAAAGGTGATAAAACCATTGACGACATTTGGAAGCCTGCCTCCACCCAGATTCTTTGCCAAAACTGTTTCAAATCTCTACATGAAGATGATGGTGCTGGAGACCAACTGCAAGCTTAGCTTCTCTGGTGATTAATGTGCAATGAAAGTGTCTGTTGCATGTGTCGCTGTTATATATTTCATGTAAGGAATTGTAAAATTCACTACCACTACTGATGATGTGTGAAACTGCAGAGTGTCAAAAAATAGAGAATGTGTTTGTGAAAGTTTAAGAAGATATATAGGAAGTGTGAGCAAATTAAGCAAGAGAGCCCGGAGCTGAAGTAATTAGAGACAGAAAGTGAAGTGAGGTCCATTCAGCGCCCTTGCTTGTATTCTAAATGTATGCTAGCAAGTAAAATGTTGTTTATTGTGCTAttgtaaaattatatgaatCAACTAGCTAACGAGTTGAATTAGAATCTGTCTCATTGAAATGTACAATTACCCCATATGGCATGCTTTCTTGATCGCTTATGTTTCTTGCTAAACTCTTATATGCGAACCGTTTTTATATCGTCGCTTTCTACTTTTCACCATCCTTTctgctttcttctttttgtcttCAAAGATGCTACTCAAAATTTAGCAAAGATATAGAGATTGGTAAAGGGAATTTCATGACAGTTTATAGAGTGAATGTTCGTGCCTATATAATCGAGTATAAATTTGAGATTTGAAGCGTAGGGAACCTTGTTTTTCATCTTATGGCTCTTTTAACTACCAACATTCATCAATTGCGTGGATGCAGGCAGAACTGCCAAATCACATAGTAGCTCTAAAGAGGTTTTTCACCGTCTCCATTGCCGATTTATCTTGCAATCTAGAGATGCATAAGGAAATCTCCtaaaaattatggatttaaaagttttatttatttattttattacttgcaAGATACAAAGAATTGGAGTGCTAACGTATATCCGCCAACAATGTTTGAAGTTGTGAGTGTTGTGACTGAAAGTTGTGTTCCTTCCTCCAAAACCTCTGGCAACCATGCTGAAGTAGATTCTTGCGACTCCTAATTATGAGGGACATTCAGAAGATGGATAATAGATCAACTTTTTAACAGGGGATAGACATGAAATTGATGACAATGTAAATTTAGCAGTGCAGGCTAGCTTTCCCTCATTTGTAAAATAGCATATTCTGAATTGGCGCATTTATTTTGATTCTTCAACTTGTTTAATCTGTTTTCCCACGCATTCACCCTCAGCTGcatcataaattatataaaacctGCTAATATAAAAGGCATAGAGTAGAAGAGACATCCCTCTCAACCTTCTTAAAA includes the following:
- the LOC107434852 gene encoding probable LRR receptor-like serine/threonine-protein kinase At1g53430 isoform X2, whose translation is MSSEPSVWRFVKFIFLLDYFLIWLLSSQLIELQIVAEGQEALLPPKEVSALNVIADKLELKSVPYFTAQFCNQSASLYDVGIYCDCSYKNATRCHIDGISLGNRGLTGTIPEELANLAHLTTLTLDNNELHGEIPAELGNLQFLYEMDLSNNRLSGKVPSTLGNLNVQVWKRSEKKGTIIAAELTAAEHISSPIKVPPGGNIVIKDVFGLDCDLRVTFDLDLSMNQLVGPIPESLGNIKVDESLGNLSPHCLSFSISLSHNRLSGEIPASLGKLKFLVSLELQNNLLTGPIPPSLGNISYLQNLDLGENNLDGTLPETLGDLDSLSYLMLQSNYFTGDLPQSYGKLGLYLFSISGNFLSGSFPNFITNWTYISTLSLYGNSFSGSISPEIFNLSKLQDLMISDVWNSSFQFPSNSMLSRITNLDLSFNSLTGGIPDFNIRDLSFNRIKYMSFANNTLDGTIPAWIGTAEGTKIDLSNNNFSKLGFKLQEKSNLNLFQCCNESIAPSMTSFKQIIEKRCPGEKHMNHSLFINCGGEETNIGGNHYDSDNKTSQFYVSQKGNWAYSNSGGFLSTSRTLNSSEYIKRVKCGISVADAPLYEKARLSPASLKYYGFCLREGSYNVTLHFAEIVYAEDEDHSSSMKRIFDVYIQGERKQTDFNIKDRARGPNRNIAITNLTAKVTNVSILEIHLYWTGKGSPADSTHFNGPLISAIAVTPEFPIEDDKGLSPAHISLITVASMAFAALLLLSLAWAMGCFGKEDLHEINVGLEKPVTLKQLKDATRKFGKEMEIGHGSFGTVYRAELQPKYNIAVKRFFTNSTEGINKLKSEFYNTLQKLTHENLIRLFDVYVGKGMYLLIYEYMENRSLQHVLFGDSNGKITLEWKDRYKICLGIANGLKYLHDELPKGPRLKMVHRGIKPSNILLDGNLNAKISDFGNSVLYAEDYQENQFKLMKEEASHGYMAPEYLMFGAISCKYDVYGYGVVILEIVCGRRNAGQKLNQEQLDFLVEEVVLAESEGRLHEMVDKNLSSYDQTEAMTILKLAVKCTNISASFRPTMSEVVSVLKGDKTIDDIWKPASTQILCQNCFKSLHEDDGAGDQLQA
- the LOC107434852 gene encoding probable LRR receptor-like serine/threonine-protein kinase At1g53430 isoform X3, yielding MDLSNNRLSGKVPSTLGNLNVQVWKRSEKKGTIIAAELTAAEHISSPIKVPPGGNIVIKDVFGLDCDLRVTFDLDLSMNQLVGPIPESLGNIKVDESLGNLSPHCLSFSISLSHNRLSGEIPASLGKLKFLVSLELQNNLLTGPIPPSLGNISYLQNLDLGENNLDGTLPETLGDLDSLSYLMLQSNYFTGDLPQSYGKLGLYLFSISGNFLSGSFPNFITNWTYISTLSLYGNSFSGSISPEIFNLSKLQDLMISDVWNSSFQFPSNSMLSRITNLVMRNCSITDAIPRYLFNVSSLKFLDLSFNSLTGGIPDFNIRDLSFNRIKYMSFANNTLDGTIPAWIGTAEGTKIDLSNNNFSKLGFKLQEKSNLNLFQCCNESIAPSMTSFKQIIEKRCPGEKHMNHSLFINCGGEETNIGGNHYDSDNKTSQFYVSQKGNWAYSNSGGFLSTSRTLNSSEYIKRVKCGISVADAPLYEKARLSPASLKYYGFCLREGSYNVTLHFAEIVYAEDEDHSSSMKRIFDVYIQGERKQTDFNIKDRARGPNRNIAITNLTAKVTNVSILEIHLYWTGKGSPADSTHFNGPLISAIAVTPEFPIEDDKGLSPAHISLITVASMAFAALLLLSLAWAMGCFGKEDLHEINVGLEKPVTLKQLKDATRKFGKEMEIGHGSFGTVYRAELQPKYNIAVKRFFTNSTEGINKLKSEFYNTLQKLTHENLIRLFDVYVGKGMYLLIYEYMENRSLQHVLFGDSNGKITLEWKDRYKICLGIANGLKYLHDELPKGPRLKMVHRGIKPSNILLDGNLNAKISDFGNSVLYAEDYQENQFKLMKEEASHGYMAPEYLMFGAISCKYDVYGYGVVILEIVCGRRNAGQKLNQEQLDFLVEEVVLAESEGRLHEMVDKNLSSYDQTEAMTILKLAVKCTNISASFRPTMSEVVSVLKGDKTIDDIWKPASTQILCQNCFKSLHEDDGAGDQLQA
- the LOC107434852 gene encoding probable LRR receptor-like serine/threonine-protein kinase At1g53430 isoform X1 — translated: MSSEPSVWRFVKFIFLLDYFLIWLLSSQLIELQIVAEGQEALLPPKEVSALNVIADKLELKSVPYFTAQFCNQSASLYDVGIYCDCSYKNATRCHIDGISLGNRGLTGTIPEELANLAHLTTLTLDNNELHGEIPAELGNLQFLYEMDLSNNRLSGKVPSTLGNLNVQVWKRSEKKGTIIAAELTAAEHISSPIKVPPGGNIVIKDVFGLDCDLRVTFDLDLSMNQLVGPIPESLGNIKVDESLGNLSPHCLSFSISLSHNRLSGEIPASLGKLKFLVSLELQNNLLTGPIPPSLGNISYLQNLDLGENNLDGTLPETLGDLDSLSYLMLQSNYFTGDLPQSYGKLGLYLFSISGNFLSGSFPNFITNWTYISTLSLYGNSFSGSISPEIFNLSKLQDLMISDVWNSSFQFPSNSMLSRITNLVMRNCSITDAIPRYLFNVSSLKFLDLSFNSLTGGIPDFNIRDLSFNRIKYMSFANNTLDGTIPAWIGTAEGTKIDLSNNNFSKLGFKLQEKSNLNLFQCCNESIAPSMTSFKQIIEKRCPGEKHMNHSLFINCGGEETNIGGNHYDSDNKTSQFYVSQKGNWAYSNSGGFLSTSRTLNSSEYIKRVKCGISVADAPLYEKARLSPASLKYYGFCLREGSYNVTLHFAEIVYAEDEDHSSSMKRIFDVYIQGERKQTDFNIKDRARGPNRNIAITNLTAKVTNVSILEIHLYWTGKGSPADSTHFNGPLISAIAVTPEFPIEDDKGLSPAHISLITVASMAFAALLLLSLAWAMGCFGKEDLHEINVGLEKPVTLKQLKDATRKFGKEMEIGHGSFGTVYRAELQPKYNIAVKRFFTNSTEGINKLKSEFYNTLQKLTHENLIRLFDVYVGKGMYLLIYEYMENRSLQHVLFGDSNGKITLEWKDRYKICLGIANGLKYLHDELPKGPRLKMVHRGIKPSNILLDGNLNAKISDFGNSVLYAEDYQENQFKLMKEEASHGYMAPEYLMFGAISCKYDVYGYGVVILEIVCGRRNAGQKLNQEQLDFLVEEVVLAESEGRLHEMVDKNLSSYDQTEAMTILKLAVKCTNISASFRPTMSEVVSVLKGDKTIDDIWKPASTQILCQNCFKSLHEDDGAGDQLQA